The following coding sequences lie in one Phragmites australis chromosome 8, lpPhrAust1.1, whole genome shotgun sequence genomic window:
- the LOC133926939 gene encoding two-on-two hemoglobin-3-like — protein MQSLQEKASEWSGVAVGDAFAIDDGNVFEALGGTPQPFVDLYTNFYTRVYEDEEEWFREIFAVSKKEDAIRNQYEFLVQRMGGPPLFSQRRGHPALIARHRPFPVTHQAAERWLHHMQQALDTTASIDADTKPKMMNFFRHTAYFLVAGNEMTRQGQGVTCKHSTSKPAEK, from the exons ATGCAGTCACTGCAGGAGAAGGCGTCGGAGTGGAGCGGCGTGGCGGTCGGCGACGCCTTCGCCATCGACGACGGCAACGTCTTCGAGGCGCTCGGCGGCACCCCGCAGCCCTTCGTCGACCTCTACACCAACTTCTACACCAG GGTctacgaggacgaggaggagtgGTTCCGGGAGATATTTGCGGTGTCAAAGAAGGAGGACGCCATCCGGAACCAGTACGAGTTCCTGGTGCAGCGCATGGGCGGCCCGCCGCTCTTCTCCCAGAGGAGAG GACATCCTGCCCTTATAGCACGGCATCGACCATTCCCGGTTACTCACCAAGCTGCAGAGAGATGGTTACACCACATGCAGCAAGCTTTGGACACTACTGCAAGCATAGACGCAGACACAAAACCAAAAATGATGAACTTCTTTAG GCACACTGCGTACTTCCTTGTTGCTGGTAATGAGATGACAAGGCAAGGCCAGGGAGTAACCTGCAAACATTCAACCAGTAAGCCGGCTGAGAAATGA